GCTTTTCGAACGGATGCGCTTTGTTGTGACATCATTTTAATGAGCGCTATGGATACATCACGTACTGGGATGTAATCGCGCAGATTTTCTCCATCACCCCAAATCGTTATGGGTTCGCCCTTTGCGATCCTTTTCGCAAAGATGGGGATGACGCCCTGCAGGCGTGCTGCGGACTGTCCCTCGCCGAAGGGGTTACTGACACGGGCGATACGTATGTCTGCTCCAATATTCGAATAATAATCGGCATAGCGCTCGGCGAACGATTTTCCCAGTCCATAGGCACCAACGGGATTGAGGGGCGATGTTTCCGGCGTCGGCGTAATTGTCGCATTGCCATAGACCGTTCCGCCGGATGAGACGAAAACGATCGGAATCTTCTGCGACTGAGCAAATTGATAGAGAGCGACTGTTCCCGCTACGTTAGTCGAGATGTCTTGATGCGGGTATGCTTCCGCAACAGCGGGTGTGGTGGACCAAGCGAGATGAAATATTCCATCGGCTTCCGTCGCTGCCAAGTTTGATAAGGTTGTTAGGTCGCCGAGATCAAAATGCACCGTCGTGTGATGCGCGACATAGCGCCGGCCGGCTCTAATCACCTCATGACCACTTTGATCAAGCAGTAAGGCCAAATCTGAGCCCAAAAAGCCAGTTGAGCCGGTCACAATGTATCGCGCCATCGGATCAGCCTATGTCTGCAGGCGTTCGGTCGTTGCCTCAATCAGCACCACACTCATGCGTATTGCTTCTCCAGCCAGTTTTTGTAGGCGCCGGATGTGACGCGGTCGACCCAGCCCTGGTTGGCGAGATACCAATCGACGGTGCGGGCGATGCCGGTGTCGAAGGTCTCGGCGGGCTGCCAGTTCAGTTCGGTCGCGATCTTGGTGGCGTCGATGGCGTAGCGCTTGTCGTGGCCGGGCCGGTCGCGAACATGGGTGATCTGCGTGGCATAACCCTTTCCGTCAGCGCGTGGGCGGCGTTCGTCGAGAAGCGCGCAGATGGTGCGCACCACCTCGATGTTGGTCTTCTCGTTGAAGCCGCCGATGTTGTACTTCTCACCCAGCCGTCCGGCTTCGAGAACGCGGCGGATCGCCGAGCAGTGATCGCCGACATAGAGCCAGTCGCGGATCTGCGTGCCGTCGCCATAGACGGGCAGGGGTTCGCCCTTCAGCGCCCGGTGGATGACGAGCGGGATCAGCTTCTCGGGGAAGTGGTATGGGCCGTAATTGTTGGAGCAGTTGGTGATGATCACCGGCAGCCCATAGGTGTGGTGATAGGCGCGGGCAAAATGATCCGCCGCCGCCTTGGAGGCCGAATAGGGGCTGTTCGGCTCGTAGGTGTTGGTCTCCGAAAACGCCGGCGCATCGGGGTCGAGCGAACCGTAAACCTCGTCGGTCGAAACATGGATGAAGCGGCGGCCTTCTGAGGCAGCATTCGGTCCCCAGGCATGGCGTGCGGCTTCGAGCAGGCGGAAGGTGCCGGTGACGTTGGTGTCGAGAAAGGCTTCCGGGCCATGGATCGAGCGATCCACATGGCTCTCGGCGGCAAAATGGACGACGGCGCGAATATCGTCGGAGGCGAAGATCGTTTTCAGCGCGTCGGCATCGCAGATGTCGGCCTGAACGAAGCGGTGAGCCGGATTACCTTCAAGCGACGCCAGATTGTCCATGTTGCCGGCATAGGTCAGCTTGTCGAGATTGATGACGGGCTCTTGCGAATCCTTGAGCCAATCAAGGACGAAATTGCTGCCGATGAAACCGGCACCGCCGGTGACGAGAATGGTCATGGAAAAAGCTGTCCTGTCGTCTCTCGAACCCAACCGAAGGAGAAGGGCCGTCTGCCGTCAATTACGCGTCGATCGAATACCGCTTACTCGAAGTGCTTCGCATCCTTCAGAGGCGGAGCCTTGCCATCCTTTTCCGACAATTGAATGACATCGGCCGCGATGTGCCAGTCGATGCCAAGCTCCGGGTCATTCCAAGCGATCGCGCCCTCGCACTCCGGGGCATAGGTATCGGTCGTCTTGTAGAGAAACTCGGCATGGTCGGAAAGTGTGACGAAACCATGGGCAAAGCCTGCCGGGATCCACAGCTGCCGCTTGTTCTCGGCCGAAAGCACCGCACCCACATGCTGGCCGAAGGTCGGGGAGGAGCGGCAGATATCGACGGCGACGTCATAGACCTCGCCGGAGACAACGCGCACGAGCTTGCCCTGCGCATGTGGCGGCAGCTGGTAATGCAGGCCGCGCAACACGCCACGGGACGAGCGGGAATGGTTGTCCTGGACGAAAGCGACGTTGGCACCGGTGCCCTCGCGGAACCGCGCCGCGTTGAAGCTCTCCATGAAGAAGCCGCGTTCGTCACCGAACACCTTCGGCTCGATCAGGAAGACGCCCTTGAGCGCAAGTTCCTGGAACTTCATGCCAGCACCCGATCGCTGAGGAGCTGGATGAGGTAGCGGCCGTAATTGTTCTTTG
This genomic window from Rhizobium sp. EC-SD404 contains:
- the rfbC gene encoding dTDP-4-dehydrorhamnose 3,5-epimerase; the protein is MKFQELALKGVFLIEPKVFGDERGFFMESFNAARFREGTGANVAFVQDNHSRSSRGVLRGLHYQLPPHAQGKLVRVVSGEVYDVAVDICRSSPTFGQHVGAVLSAENKRQLWIPAGFAHGFVTLSDHAEFLYKTTDTYAPECEGAIAWNDPELGIDWHIAADVIQLSEKDGKAPPLKDAKHFE
- the rfbB gene encoding dTDP-glucose 4,6-dehydratase, with the protein product MTILVTGGAGFIGSNFVLDWLKDSQEPVINLDKLTYAGNMDNLASLEGNPAHRFVQADICDADALKTIFASDDIRAVVHFAAESHVDRSIHGPEAFLDTNVTGTFRLLEAARHAWGPNAASEGRRFIHVSTDEVYGSLDPDAPAFSETNTYEPNSPYSASKAAADHFARAYHHTYGLPVIITNCSNNYGPYHFPEKLIPLVIHRALKGEPLPVYGDGTQIRDWLYVGDHCSAIRRVLEAGRLGEKYNIGGFNEKTNIEVVRTICALLDERRPRADGKGYATQITHVRDRPGHDKRYAIDATKIATELNWQPAETFDTGIARTVDWYLANQGWVDRVTSGAYKNWLEKQYA
- a CDS encoding NAD-dependent epimerase/dehydratase family protein, whose amino-acid sequence is MARYIVTGSTGFLGSDLALLLDQSGHEVIRAGRRYVAHHTTVHFDLGDLTTLSNLAATEADGIFHLAWSTTPAVAEAYPHQDISTNVAGTVALYQFAQSQKIPIVFVSSGGTVYGNATITPTPETSPLNPVGAYGLGKSFAERYADYYSNIGADIRIARVSNPFGEGQSAARLQGVIPIFAKRIAKGEPITIWGDGENLRDYIPVRDVSIALIKMMSQQSASVRKASVFNIGAGVGLSLNRLIAILEEEIGSKADVKYLDARPFDIHASILDVHRALNLLQWEPSADPESSVRKFARAIQTKKIE